The genomic region CCTGTCCTCCACACCGCATGCCAAAACCTCTCCCCCTCCTTTCCGCCCCCGGACCGCTTCAGCATTCCGGCCACGTGCCGGGAGCTCCTCGAAAACCGCTTCGACGTGGCATCATGCTGCCTCACACTAACTCCCTCTTTCGTTTTGCCCAACTTGAAGCTCAAGGTCGTCATTGAGGCCATTCGAATGGTTCTGGAAATCGTCTACGACGACCGCTTCGTCACCTTTTGCTATGGTGGCCGCGTCGGAATGGGACGACACACCGCCATAAGGTACTTAAAAAACTCCCTCGAGAACCCTACTTGGTGGTTCACTGTCAGGTTCAAGCCTCACAGGTTTCAACATTTCCATGTCGAGAAGCTCTGTTCTGTTATTGAAAGCAAAGTCAAGGATTCCATTTTCATTGATTTGATAAAGAGGTTGTTTCAATGTAAGGCTTTGGTCATTGAATTGGGTGCAGATTGGTTAGGAAGGGGACTTCCTCAGGAATGTGGCTTGTGCTCCATTTTGatcaatgtttattttgatgcCTTTGATAAAGAGATTCAAGAGATGCGTCTTCGGGAGAATCGAGAGAACCGGGAATTGGATCCGAAGATTATTGCTTCGGGTTTGTATTCTGATGTGTTTTACAAGCCGGTGAAGGTGTATGCGGTGAGGTACTTGGATGAGATACTCCTTGCCACATCAGGGTCCAAGATGTTGGCCTTGGAGTTGAGGATGGGGGTTGTCAAGACTTTGGAACTTGGATTGGGTTTGCGTGTTGATAAGGTGAATACCGCTATTCATAGCGCGGTGTCGGAGAAGATTGAGTTTCTTGGGATGGAATTGCAGGCTGTTCCGCCTTCCATTTTGCGCCCGCCAATGTCGGAGAAAGCAATTAGGGCACGGAAGAAGTACCTCAGGCAGAAGGAAGTCAGGGCTCTTGAATTGAGAAATGCTAGAGCAAGGAACAGAAGGAAACTGGGGTTGAAGATATTTAGTCATGTTTATAAAAAGTTCAAGCAAAGTGATGGGTTTAAATTTGACTTTAGTATTGAAAACCAGGTCCGAGAAATTTTTAGATCTTGGGCTGATGAAGTAGTGCAAGAGTTCTTGGGGAATATAGATGAGTGTCAAGAATGGCATCGAAGTCTATCAGCTGGTGATTTCCTACAGTTGAGACACATTAGAAATCAATTACCACCTGAGCTTGTTGATGCTTATGATAAGTTCCAAGAGCAGGTAGATAAACATTTGAATCCTATAGAAGCTAGGAAGGCgatagaggaagaagaaagaagagtaaaggaagaagaggaacaaaattattcaaaagGAACAGTTGAGGATTTAACAAAGCTATGTATGAAAGTTGAGGCACCCGAAATACTCATAAGAAAGGCTGTGAAGTTGGTTGGGTTTACAAATCATATGGGTCGTCCAAGGCCAATTGAATTTCTTGTTGCACTTGAGGATGCCGATATTATCAAGTGGTATGCTGGCATAGCAAGAAGGTGGCTTGATTATTTCTGCTGTTGCCACAACTTCAAGACAGTCAAAACTATTGTAACTTATCATTTAAGGTTCTCCTGTATCTTGACATTAGCAGAGAAGCATGAATCCACCAAGCGTGAAGTGATAAAGCATTTCAGCAAAGATTTGAGAGTCTATGATATGAATGGAAATCATGAAGTGTATTTTCCTACAGAAAGAGAGGTTAAGATGATGGGAGATAGAAATCTTTCTGATCCAAAACCAGTAGATGGAGCTTTATCTTTGGCTGTAGTAAGGTTGGCATCTGATGAGCCTCCATGTCATTGCATTGCCCATTTCTGTGACAAGACAACTACCGTCTTTTATCGGGTCCATTTGCTGCAAAACAGATTGAATGTCAGCCCATTGGACAAAGAAAAATGGGTACAAGGGATGGGTGTAATTCATGAAAGCCTAAACCGTAAGTGCCTCCCTCTCTGTACTGATCATGTAAATGATTTGTACATGGGGAGAATAACACTTCAAGACATTGACTGTTCTTATTGTGTGGATGTGGACTGACTTTTGCTGCTAAAACATTTTTACTGTGGTTGGCATCAATGATGAGTCCTCTATACtttcatgaatttaaaaaactatggcaTGCTTTCTGTTTGTCCTTTGGTTATTctgattcaatttatttatccCCTTCTATGATTACTGGTCGGATTGATAAGTGTGAAACTGAGATTTTAGACTTAATAGTGGTTTTggcttttgtgtttttggcttgtGCTTATGTTGTAAGCAGTTCTTGTGGTCGTGAATTGGTTTTAGCATGTGTTTGGAGGAGACAGGGTCGGTCATAGGCGTTGCAGCTGGATTGGCTAGGAACATTGTGACAGGAATGGTGGAAGGAACTGTAATGATGGTTGGTGCATGTGAAGGTGCGATGAGTGGAGTAGGATTTGTGGGGAAAATTGAGGTTGGTGAGTTGTTTGTGTATTGTAGAATTATTCGGGTTAGGCACTTCACTGCCCAGGTAATTTGACATTTGTATCTTATGTTCTAATGGATTTTCAAGATTTATCCAATAGGCTTGTTACCCCATTCCcacaaagtaataaaatatttagctGTTTTTCTTTGTATATGGCTGGCTGATTATCAtgttagtaaatatttgttCTAATGGCTTTTCAAGATTTATCCAATAGGCTTGTTACCCCATTCCcacaaagtaataaaatatttagctGTTTTACTTTGTATATGACTGATTATCAtgttagtaaatatttgttgcgtctcaattaaaaattaaggccAAGTACTGATTTTGCATTTTAAAGTATTTCAAGGATTTGAATAAGAACTAAGATGATATCCTAACTGCATTGTGAACAATTCTGATATCCTCTGTAAGATACTACCCATATCCAATTTCTGAATTCTGATAACATTCCttttattatattgtaaatGGTTTCGTAATTCCTTCCTAATATATCAACAGGAGTTCAGCGGGTTGCATTGTCTACTGCTGCAAATATGTGCAAGAAGCTTCCTTAGATGCAGCTGATTTTGTGATGGAAGTTGTTTCTCTTCTGACAAACCTTCAGTACCATGATTCCAAGGTTCTGGAGCACGCCTCTGTCTGTTTGACTCGAATAGCTGAAGCTTTTGCGTCAAATTAGATGAATTGTGCAACCATGGACTTGTAACACAAGCTGCCTCCCTCATATCTAACAGCAGTTCTGGGGGTGGTCAGGCTTCTCTCAGCACGCTGACATATACTGGTTTAATCCGACTTCTTTCAATctagttagttttattttggattttcttttctatatatattcatttcttGGGGATATGTATATATTTGTACTATGTTCCTTGCAGGAGGAAATTCAATAGGAAATCAGTCCTTCcatggagaaaggaagaaaaggttttatttcatttattgtcATTGAACTTTGTTTAAGTTCGGTCATTGTATTTTTCAGTTTGAAAAGTGAATGATTTACATCATGAAGTATTTTATACCCTTGTTTCAAGTTCTTATGCTTGGTTTTATGTTATTTGTTAATCATGGTCAGTCTAGTTTCTATTTCAACCGAAGATGTAGAAATGTGGTTAAGGTGATTTCTATACTTAAAGAACGTGTCATAGGCTTTAGCAAAAGAGAAATATCAAAAGAAAGGGGGAAAAGATTACTAttgaatataataattgaagattactattatatatttgattaatgacaaaaaaaggaactatcaaatatattaataacaagGCTGGCAGAGTTGTCTGATGGTTGTGTTAATTGCCTGCTTTCACTGTATTAGTTGACCTTATATCCTCTAAGGATAGTCACTGAAAATTACTACCTATGACTGTAAATCCATTTTTATAACTACGGCAGATAATAGTTTAATATACTGGATTCTAGAAGATGGAAACTCTGTCTACTTGGCCTT from Glycine soja cultivar W05 chromosome 16, ASM419377v2, whole genome shotgun sequence harbors:
- the LOC114389641 gene encoding nuclear intron maturase 3, mitochondrial-like isoform X3 yields the protein MCSTSPKLLLNPRMASYVSMVASLHLHIRRIVFRNAHPRLHSTLTKPQFKALVLDHYSHGKFSNLIQNIVASPPVLHTACQNLSPSFPPPDRFSIPATCRELLENRFDVASCCLTLTPSFVLPNLKLKVVIEAIRMVLEIVYDDRFVTFCYGGRVGMGRHTAIRYLKNSLENPTWWFTVRFKPHRFQHFHVEKLCSVIESKVKDSIFIDLIKRLFQCKALVIELGADWLGRGLPQECGLCSILINVYFDAFDKEIQEMRLRENRENRELDPKIIASGLYSDVFYKPVKVYAVRYLDEILLATSGSKMLALELRMGVVKTLELGLGLRVDKVNTAIHSAVSEKIEFLGMELQAVPPSILRPPMSEKAIRARKKYLRQKEVRALELRNARARNRRKLGLKIFSHVYKKFKQSDGFKFDFSIENQVREIFRSWADEVVQEFLGNIDECQEWHRSLSAGDFLQLRHIRNQLPPELVDAYDKFQEQVDKHLNPIEARKAIEEEERRVKEEEEQNYSKGTVEDLTKLCMKVEAPEILIRKAVKLVGFTNHMGRPRPIEFLVALEDADIIKWYAGIARRWLDYFCCCHNFKTVKTIVTYHLRFSCILTLAEKHESTKREVIKHFSKDLRVYDMNGNHEVYFPTEREVKMMGDRNLSDPKPVDGALSLAVVRLASDEPPCHCIAHFCDKTTTVFYRVHLLQNRLNVSPLDKEKWVQGMGVIHESLNLLVVVNWF
- the LOC114389641 gene encoding nuclear intron maturase 3, mitochondrial-like isoform X1, whose protein sequence is MCSTSPKLLLNPRMASYVSMVASLHLHIRRIVFRNAHPRLHSTLTKPQFKALVLDHYSHGKFSNLIQNIVASPPVLHTACQNLSPSFPPPDRFSIPATCRELLENRFDVASCCLTLTPSFVLPNLKLKVVIEAIRMVLEIVYDDRFVTFCYGGRVGMGRHTAIRYLKNSLENPTWWFTVRFKPHRFQHFHVEKLCSVIESKVKDSIFIDLIKRLFQCKALVIELGADWLGRGLPQECGLCSILINVYFDAFDKEIQEMRLRENRENRELDPKIIASGLYSDVFYKPVKVYAVRYLDEILLATSGSKMLALELRMGVVKTLELGLGLRVDKVNTAIHSAVSEKIEFLGMELQAVPPSILRPPMSEKAIRARKKYLRQKEVRALELRNARARNRRKLGLKIFSHVYKKFKQSDGFKFDFSIENQVREIFRSWADEVVQEFLGNIDECQEWHRSLSAGDFLQLRHIRNQLPPELVDAYDKFQEQVDKHLNPIEARKAIEEEERRVKEEEEQNYSKGTVEDLTKLCMKVEAPEILIRKAVKLVGFTNHMGRPRPIEFLVALEDADIIKWYAGIARRWLDYFCCCHNFKTVKTIVTYHLRFSCILTLAEKHESTKREVIKHFSKDLRVYDMNGNHEVYFPTEREVKMMGDRNLSDPKPVDGALSLAVVRLASDEPPCHCIAHFCDKTTTVFYRVHLLQNRLNVSPLDKEKWVQGMGVIHESLNRKCLPLCTDHVNDLYMGRITLQDIDCSYCVDVD
- the LOC114389641 gene encoding nuclear intron maturase 3, mitochondrial-like isoform X2, whose product is MCSTSPKLLLNPRMASYVSMVASLHLHIRRIVFRNAHPRLHSTLTKPQFKALVLDHYSHGKFSNLIQNIVASPPVLHTACQNLSPSFPPPDRFSIPATCRELLENRFDVASCCLTLTPSFVLPNLKLKVVIEAIRMVLEIVYDDRFVTFCYGGRVGMGRHTAIRYLKNSLENPTWWFTVRFKPHRFQHFHVEKLCSVIESKVKDSIFIDLIKRLFQCKALVIELGADWLGRGLPQECGLCSILINVYFDAFDKEIQEMRLRENRENRELDPKIIASGLYSDVFYKPVKVYAVRYLDEILLATSGSKMLALELRMGVVKTLELGLGLRVDKVNTAIHSAVSEKIEFLGMELQAVPPSILRPPMSEKAIRARKKYLRQKEVRALELRNARARNRRKLGLKIFSHVYKKFKQSDGFKFDFSIENQVREIFRSWADEVVQEFLGNIDECQEWHRSLSAGDFLQLRHIRNQLPPELVDAYDKFQEQVDKHLNPIEARKAIEEEERRVKEEEEQNYSKGTVEDLTKLCMKVEAPEILIRKAVKLVGFTNHMGRPRPIEFLVALEDADIIKWYAGIARRWLDYFCCCHNFKTVKTIVTYHLRFSCILTLAEKHESTKREVIKHFSKDLRVYDMNGNHEVYFPTEREVKMMGDRNLSDPKPVDGALSLAVVRLASDEPPCHCIAHFCDKTTTVFYRVHLLQNRLNVSPLDKEKWVQGMGVIHESLNRVQRVALSTAANMCKKLP